Proteins from one Oncorhynchus gorbuscha isolate QuinsamMale2020 ecotype Even-year linkage group LG18, OgorEven_v1.0, whole genome shotgun sequence genomic window:
- the LOC124002495 gene encoding uncharacterized protein LOC124002495, with product MTLFIPDMAVHLFLLILLFDTFQYLKAKDLPQPSLTVIPAVIKERDSVQLNCQTSPPVSECYFKIEGNVEFTLPSPCQQTLTGTLLVRWTGQSSPAEVKIQCQYSATGSQFRSIYSEPSTVTIQDLPQLTVNSTVIRETESVQLSCETPPSLPVSHCYFNIEGGKNLPDSLCTQTITGTELHKRSGPTFPAVVKVTCYYTVWKSHTSPFSDPVSVTVQGK from the exons ATGACATTGTTCATCCCTGatatggctgttcatctgtttTTGCTCATCCTCCTTTTCG ATACCTTCCAGTACCTCAAAGCCAAAG ATCTTCCTCAGCCCAGTCTAACAGTGATTCCTGCAGTCATCAAAGAGAGAGACTCAGTTCAGCTGAACTGTCAGACTTCTCCACCTGTCTCTGAGTGTTACTTCAAAATAGAGGGGAATGTAGAATTCACCCTTCCATCACCCTGTCAACAGACACTCACAGGAACACTACTGGTGAGGTGGACAGGTCAGAGTTCCCCAGCTGAGGTCAAAATACAATGTCAGTACAGTGCTACAGGTTCACAGTTTAGATCCATATACAGTGAACCTTCAACAGTTACAATTCAGG ACCTTCCTCAGCTGACAGTGAATTCTACAgtcatcagagagacagaatcagTTCAGCTGAGTTGTGAGACTCCTCCATCTCTGCCTGTGTCTCACTGTTACTTCAACATAGAGGGGGGGAAGAATCTTCCAGACTCATTGTGTACTCAGACAATAACAGGAACTGAGCTGCACAAGAGGTCTGGTCCAACATTTCCAGCTGTGGTCAAAGTGACGTGTTACTACACTGTATGGAAGTCTCACACATCTCCTTTTAGTGACCCTGTCTCAGTCACTGTTCAGGGTAAGTAG
- the tmcc1b gene encoding transmembrane and coiled-coil domains protein 1b isoform X2, with amino-acid sequence MKRGTSLQSRRTKAGGTGDTPQKGSPQIHRRSTQEVMLLQAGRPRSSSTTDTPTSPALADMLLTSGYHSTEEPDRLDCLDGSGPAVSPNALSCGADGYGLDSVDTTPDPQRTKQAIAQLQQKILKLTEQIKIEQTARDDNVAEYLKLANNADKQQSARIKQVFEKKNQKSAQTIQQLQRKLEHYHRKLREVEHNGIPRQPKDVLRDMHQGLKGVGAKVTGGLSSFSHATHSAAGAVVSKPREIASLIRNKFGSADNISALKDSLDEPQEDGQVLGTGGSRTLGGASSPKYGSEDDCSSATSGSAGANSITGAPGGPPSSKGLNTLEHGQSLGLDTLLHEVQELRDSQGRLDESFDSLKSHYQRDYTMIMQALQEERYRCERLEEQLNDLTELHQNEILNLKQELASMEEKIAYQSYERARDIQEALEVCQTRISKMELQQQQQQVVQLEGLENATARTLLGKLINVLLAVMAVLLVFVSTVANCVVPLMKTRSRTFSTLLFVVLLAFLWRNWEVISQYLDRFLLSPS; translated from the exons ATGAAGCGAGGGACCAGTCTGCAGAGCCGCCGCACTAAGGCGGGGGGGACCGGGGACACCCCCCAGAAAGGCAGCCCCCAGATCCACCGGAGGAGTACCCAGGAGGTTATGCTGCTGCAGGCTGGCCGCCcgcgctcctcctccaccacgGACACTCCCACCAGCCCCGCCCTGGCCGACATGCTGCTCACTTCCGGGTACCACTCCACTGAGGAGCCTGACAGG CTGGATTGTCTGGACGGTTCTGGCCCGGCCGTATCGCCCAACGCCCTCTCCTGCGGAGCCGACGGTTACGGGCTGGACTCGGTCGACACCACCCCTGACCCCCAGCGCACAAAACAGGCCATCgcccagctgcagcagaagaTCCTCAAGCTCACAGAGCAGATCAAGATTGAGCAGACGGCCAGAGACGACAACGTGGCCGAGTACCTGAAGCTGGCCAACAACGCGGACAAGCAGCAGAGTGCCCGCATCAAACAGGTGTTTGAGAAGAAGAACCAGAAGTCGGCCCAGACCATCCAGCAGCTGCAGAGGAAGCTGGAGCACTACCACCGCAAACTGAGAGAGGTGGAGCACAACGGTATCCCCCGTCAGCCCAAAGACGTGCTCCGAGACATGCACCAAGGCCTCAAGGGCGTGGGCGCTAAG GTCACCGGTGGCCTCTCCAGCTTCTCCCATGCCACTCACTCGGCGGCCGGGGCCGTGGTGTCCAAGCCTCGAGAGATCGCCTCCCTCATCCGCAACAAGTTTGGCAGCGCAGACAACATATCTGCCCTGAAGGACTCCCTGGACGAGCCCCAGGAAGATGGTCAAGTTTTGGGGACTGGGGGGTCCAGGACCCTGGGGGGGGCTTCTAGCCCCAAGTACGGCAGCGAGGACGACTGCTCCAGTGCCACCTCCGGCTCGGCTGGGGCCAACAGCATCACAGGGGCCCCCGGGGGCCCGCCCAGCTCTAAGGGCTTGAACACACTGGAGCACGGCCAGAGCTTGGGCTTGGACACGCTGCTCCACGAGGTCCAGGAGCTCCGGGACAGCCAAGGTCGGCTGGATGAGTCGTTTGACAGCCTGAAAAGCcattaccagagagactacaccATGATCATGCAGGCCCTGCAGGAGGAGAGATACAG gtgtgagCGTTTAGAGGAGCAGCTGAATGACTTAACAGAGCTGCACCAGAATGAGATCCTGAACCTGAAGCAGGAGCTGGCCAGCATGGAGGAGAAGATCGCCTATCAGTCTTATGAGAGAGCTAGAGACATTcag GAGGCTCTGGAGGTGTGCCAGACGCGTATCTCCAAGATGGAGCtgcagcaacaacagcagcaggtGGTCCAGCTAGAGGGCCTAGAGAACGCCACGGCCCGGACCTTGCTGGGCAAGCTCATCAACGTACTGCTAGCCGTCATGGCCGTGCTCCTGGTATTCGTCTCTACCGTGGCCAACTGCGTGGTGCCCCTGATGAAGACGCGCAGCCGCACCTTCTCCACGCTGCTCTTTGTCGTCCTCCTCGCCTTCCTGTGGAGGAACTGGGAGGTCATCTCGCAGTACCTGGATCGCTTCCTGCTGTCCCCTAGTTGA
- the tmcc1b gene encoding transmembrane and coiled-coil domains protein 1b isoform X1, whose amino-acid sequence MDQASSEQSPEEPDAGGRVEQEVGRRASESEHGLSKITHNALENMGALGHGLKQLFQPQRRRSSVSPHDAAASSSVGPALEPPDGGGPEVGDTHSAPGPDSDPHTTSSAPPAALSRVLQQIRGAPPIMKRGTSLQSRRTKAGGTGDTPQKGSPQIHRRSTQEVMLLQAGRPRSSSTTDTPTSPALADMLLTSGYHSTEEPDRLDCLDGSGPAVSPNALSCGADGYGLDSVDTTPDPQRTKQAIAQLQQKILKLTEQIKIEQTARDDNVAEYLKLANNADKQQSARIKQVFEKKNQKSAQTIQQLQRKLEHYHRKLREVEHNGIPRQPKDVLRDMHQGLKGVGAKVTGGLSSFSHATHSAAGAVVSKPREIASLIRNKFGSADNISALKDSLDEPQEDGQVLGTGGSRTLGGASSPKYGSEDDCSSATSGSAGANSITGAPGGPPSSKGLNTLEHGQSLGLDTLLHEVQELRDSQGRLDESFDSLKSHYQRDYTMIMQALQEERYRCERLEEQLNDLTELHQNEILNLKQELASMEEKIAYQSYERARDIQEALEVCQTRISKMELQQQQQQVVQLEGLENATARTLLGKLINVLLAVMAVLLVFVSTVANCVVPLMKTRSRTFSTLLFVVLLAFLWRNWEVISQYLDRFLLSPS is encoded by the exons ATGGATCAGGCTAGTAGTGAGCAGAGTCCTGAGGAGCCGGATGCGGGAGGTCGGGTGGAGCAGGAGGTTGGCCGAAGGGCATCTGAGTCGGAGCACGGCCTGTCCAAAATCACCCACAATGCACTGGAGAACATGGGCGCGCTTGGCCACGGCCTGAAGCAGCTTTTCCAGCCGCAGCGCCGCCGCTCATCCGTCTCCCCGCACGACGCCGCCGCCTCCTCCTCAGTTGGCCCCGCCCTTGAGCCCCCTGACGGTGGGGGGCCAGAGGTTGGGGACACCCACTCTGCACCTGGTCCGGACTCTGACCCCCACACTACTTCCTCCGCTCCCCCTGCAGCTCTGAGCCGCGTTCTGCAGCAAATCCGTGGCGCGCCCCCCATAATGAAGCGAGGGACCAGTCTGCAGAGCCGCCGCACTAAGGCGGGGGGGACCGGGGACACCCCCCAGAAAGGCAGCCCCCAGATCCACCGGAGGAGTACCCAGGAGGTTATGCTGCTGCAGGCTGGCCGCCcgcgctcctcctccaccacgGACACTCCCACCAGCCCCGCCCTGGCCGACATGCTGCTCACTTCCGGGTACCACTCCACTGAGGAGCCTGACAGG CTGGATTGTCTGGACGGTTCTGGCCCGGCCGTATCGCCCAACGCCCTCTCCTGCGGAGCCGACGGTTACGGGCTGGACTCGGTCGACACCACCCCTGACCCCCAGCGCACAAAACAGGCCATCgcccagctgcagcagaagaTCCTCAAGCTCACAGAGCAGATCAAGATTGAGCAGACGGCCAGAGACGACAACGTGGCCGAGTACCTGAAGCTGGCCAACAACGCGGACAAGCAGCAGAGTGCCCGCATCAAACAGGTGTTTGAGAAGAAGAACCAGAAGTCGGCCCAGACCATCCAGCAGCTGCAGAGGAAGCTGGAGCACTACCACCGCAAACTGAGAGAGGTGGAGCACAACGGTATCCCCCGTCAGCCCAAAGACGTGCTCCGAGACATGCACCAAGGCCTCAAGGGCGTGGGCGCTAAG GTCACCGGTGGCCTCTCCAGCTTCTCCCATGCCACTCACTCGGCGGCCGGGGCCGTGGTGTCCAAGCCTCGAGAGATCGCCTCCCTCATCCGCAACAAGTTTGGCAGCGCAGACAACATATCTGCCCTGAAGGACTCCCTGGACGAGCCCCAGGAAGATGGTCAAGTTTTGGGGACTGGGGGGTCCAGGACCCTGGGGGGGGCTTCTAGCCCCAAGTACGGCAGCGAGGACGACTGCTCCAGTGCCACCTCCGGCTCGGCTGGGGCCAACAGCATCACAGGGGCCCCCGGGGGCCCGCCCAGCTCTAAGGGCTTGAACACACTGGAGCACGGCCAGAGCTTGGGCTTGGACACGCTGCTCCACGAGGTCCAGGAGCTCCGGGACAGCCAAGGTCGGCTGGATGAGTCGTTTGACAGCCTGAAAAGCcattaccagagagactacaccATGATCATGCAGGCCCTGCAGGAGGAGAGATACAG gtgtgagCGTTTAGAGGAGCAGCTGAATGACTTAACAGAGCTGCACCAGAATGAGATCCTGAACCTGAAGCAGGAGCTGGCCAGCATGGAGGAGAAGATCGCCTATCAGTCTTATGAGAGAGCTAGAGACATTcag GAGGCTCTGGAGGTGTGCCAGACGCGTATCTCCAAGATGGAGCtgcagcaacaacagcagcaggtGGTCCAGCTAGAGGGCCTAGAGAACGCCACGGCCCGGACCTTGCTGGGCAAGCTCATCAACGTACTGCTAGCCGTCATGGCCGTGCTCCTGGTATTCGTCTCTACCGTGGCCAACTGCGTGGTGCCCCTGATGAAGACGCGCAGCCGCACCTTCTCCACGCTGCTCTTTGTCGTCCTCCTCGCCTTCCTGTGGAGGAACTGGGAGGTCATCTCGCAGTACCTGGATCGCTTCCTGCTGTCCCCTAGTTGA